A DNA window from Labrus mixtus chromosome 4, fLabMix1.1, whole genome shotgun sequence contains the following coding sequences:
- the itga11b gene encoding integrin alpha-11 isoform X2 — MDYYLHLLLLLWTCSMLPDLQLCFNFDTKNFKIFSGSKENQFGYTVQQHEAGGRQWLLVGAPFESTGKQQTGDVYRCPLDTRRSANCSRLQLGKLSLDNVSERKEKMRLGMTLTSNPKDGSFVTCGPLWSHECGSSLYSTGICTRVSRNFRLSHTITPALQRCETFMDIVIVLDGSNSIYPWYEVQDFLINILQKFYIGPGQTQVGVIQYGSMVVHEFSLGEYHTVEEVVEAARRINQRGGEETRTALGINVARSQAFKRGGRPGAQKVMIVITDGESHDSPQLLQAVADSEKDNITMYAIAVLGYYNRRGINPEAFLKEIKFIASDPDEKHFFNVTDESSLKDIVDALGERIFSLEGTSSQGRRFGLQMAQAGFSSHLVKDGVLLGAVGAYDWNGAVLKDTKHGKVVPPKSSYKDEFPDELKNHAAYLGYSVGSLISSRGAQIYVAGAPRFNHTGKVIVFTLRNTGNLTILQALLGEQIGSYFGSELLSMDVDEDGLTDVLLVAAPMFYSQGWERGKVYIYTVTPQTSFILQGALEVTERSQNSRLGSALAQIPDMNGDGFREMVVGAPLEDDHQGAVYVFYGQDKTIQRQYRQRLSAAGFSAGLLYFGQSLHGVLDVNGDGLVDLAVGAQGAAIIVWSRGVVRIQAKLTFEPEKVNIFNKDCRRGGKEVTCMSVIVCLTLDSMTKTRTKTRADVAAWYSLVLDERRFPPRAVLDESARQQPRSLFLQAGVQSCQRLGFSIQETTDYGRPISVVLETGLQSPDEGPVLDPDWPSILRAELPFWNGCEQEDTCVPDLILDSHTDLMDIQQFCSSRERATWSACSHQGASEYSVYLVETGRRRVMVFAQLENQGENAYGASIQISTSSNLLFSSLIVKDQSDIQIECYSQDRPANQRSCNISAPFMKSLSQVSFRLEFEFSRSVFLDHLRVVMATSSEGEEGYPDDNINDIFLPLKYQTDLLFTRDPNPPRFEIRADGSSSSRDQQDSSSFTFNLTYYIQNLGIFSVQDILFRADIWAVTGSGNQLVNITDYTIEQVAGSHCMLPQQRTSSRVTAEDLSPLSQLNHSNSVSVAVQCRLNLPASREMKVTLRGKLQLPALLAVSFRSLELLTAASIQLEASSPMFLQEDRPVRQIILELRKEEDYSIPFWIILGSSLGGLLLLALLVLALWKLGFFNRRRRQEEEEQPVANGKAAEEL, encoded by the exons atggatTATTACCTtcatctcctgctgctgctgtggaccTGCAGCATGCTGCCAG ATCTACAGCTCTGCTTCAACTTCGACACAAAGAACTTCAAGATCTTCTCGGGTTCTAAAGAAAACCAGTTTGGGTACACAGTCCAGCAGCACGAGGCAGGAGGACGCCAGTG GCTGCTGGTGGGAGCTCCCTTTGAATCCACGGGGAAGCAGCAGACCGGGGATGTGTACCGATGTCCGCTGGACACCAGACGCTCAGCAAACTGCTCCAGACTGCAGCTGG GGAAACTTTCTCTGGACAACGTgtcagagaggaaagagaagatgCGTCTGGGAATGACGCTGACCTCCAACCCTAAAGACGGCAGCTTCGTG ACGTGCGGTCCTCTCTGGTCTCATGAATGTGGAAGTTCTCTGTACAGCACGGGGATCTGCACCAGAGTCAGCCGGAACTTCAGACTGTCACACACCATCACACCCGCCCtgcaga GGTGTGAGACGTTCATGGACATCGTGATCGTCCTGGATGGTTCTAACTCGATCTACCCATGGTACGAGGTTCAGGACTTCCTCATCAACATCCTGCAGAAGTTCTACATCGGCCCAGGTCAGACGCAG gTGGGCGTGATTCAGTACGGCTCCATGGTGGTCCATGAGTTCAGTCTGGGTGAGTACCATAcggtggaggaggtggtggaggccGCGAGGAGGATCAACCAGAGGGGCGGCGAGGAGACGAGGACGGCGCTGGGCATCAACGTAGCTCG GTCTCAGGCGTTCAAGCGTGGAGGGCGACCAGGGGCTCAGAAGGTGATGATCGTGATCACTGATGGAGAGTCTCACGACAgtccacagctgctgcaggccgTCGCTGACAGCGagaaggacaacatcaccatgtACGCCATCGCT GTTCTTGGTTATTACAACCGAAGAGGTATCAACCCTGAAGCCTTTCTCAAGGAAATCAAATTCATCGCCAGCGACCCGGATGAGAAGCACTTCTTCAACGTGACGGATGAATCATCGCTGAAGGACATCGTGGACGCCTTAGGAGAGAGAATCTTCTCTCTGGAGG gaaCCAGCAGTCAGGGTCGACGCTTCGGTCTGCAGATGGCTCAGGCCGGTTTCTCCTCACATTTAGTCAAA GATGGGGTTCTGCTCGGGGCGGTCGGCGCCTACGACTGGAACGGTGCCGTGCTGAAAGACACCAAACATGGGAAGGTTGTTCCACCAAAGTCCTCCTACAAGGACGAGTTTCCAGACGAGCTGAAGAACCACGCAGCATATCTGG GATACTCAGTTGGTTCGCTCATTTCATCTCGAGGGGCTCAGATCTACGTGGCCGGAGCTCCGAGGTTCAACCACACCGGGAAGGTCATCGTCTTCACGCTGAGAAACACGGGAAACCTGACCATCCTGCAGGCGCTGCTGGGAgagcag ATCGGGTCGTATTTCGGCAGTGAGTTGTTATCGATGGACGTGGATGAAGACGGACTGACAGACGTCCTCCTGGTGGCAGCACCCATGTTCTACAGCCAAGGCTGGGAGAGAGGGAAGGTGTACATCTACACTGTTACAccccag ACATCCttcatcctgcagggggcgctggaggttACTGAGCGCTCTCAGAACTCCAGGCTGGGTTCAGCATTGGCTCAGATACCTGACATGAACGGAGACGGGTTCAGGGAGATGGTGGTAGGAGCACCGCTGGAGGacgaccaccagggggcagtctATGTTTTTTACGGTCAGGACAAAACCATCCAACGGCAGTACAGACAG cgtctgtctgctgctggtttCTCTGCTGGCCTGCTGTATTTCGGTCAAAGTCTTCACGGCGTGTTGGACGTCAACGGAGATGGGCTGGTTGACCTCGCAGTGGGGGCACAGGGAGCTGCCATCATTGTCTG GTCTCGTGGTGTGGTGAGGATTCAGGCCAAGCTGACCTTTGAACCTGAGAAAGTCAACATCTTTAACAAAGACTGTCGGCGAGGAGGGAAGGAGGTCACCTGCATGTCTGTCATTGTGTGCCTGACTCTGGACTCCATGACAAAGACCAGGACAAAGACCAGAGCGGATGTTG CCGCGTGGTACAGTCTGGTGTTAGATGAGAGGCGTTTTCCTCCTCGAGCCGTTCTGGACGAATCAGCTCGACAGCAGCCCAggagtctgtttctgcaggctGGTGTTCAGAGCTGCCAGCGTCTCGGCTTCTCCATCCAG GAAACAACAGATTATGGACGTCCCATTTCTGTTGTCTTGGAGACGGGTCTGCAGAGCCCAGATGAGGGGCCTGTGTTGGATCCTGATTGGCCGAGCATCCTGAGGGCTGAG CTTCCTTTCTGGAACGGCTGTGAGCAGGAGGACACCTGCGTTCCTGACCTTATCCTGGACAGTCACACTGACCTCATGGATATTCA GCAGTTCTGCAGCTCCAGGGAGCGGGCCACCTGGTCAGCCTGCAGCCATCAGGGGGCATCAGAGTACTCGGTGTACTTGGTGGAGACCGGGCGGAGGAGGGTGATGGTGTTTGCTCAACTGGAGAATCAGGGAGAGAACGCCTACGGAGCATCCATTCAGATATCCACCTCCTCCAACCTCCTCTTCTCTAGCCTCATAGTCAAG GACCAGTCAGACATTCAGATTGAATGCTACTCCCAGGACagaccagccaatcagaggagctGTAACATCAGCGCTCCATTCATGAAGTCCTTGTCTCAG gTATCTTTCCGTCTTGAGTTTGAGTTCAGCCGTTCTGTGTTCCTGGATCACTTACGAGTCGTCATGGCAACCAGCAG TGAAGGAGAAGAGGGTTACCCGGACGACAACATCAATGACATCTTCCTCCCTCTAAAGTACCAAACTGACCTCCTCTTCACCAG AGATCCAAACCCTCCTCGATTTGAAATCAGAGCTGACGGATCGTCTTCATCGAGGGACCAACAAGACAGCAGCTCTTTCACCTTCAACCTCACTTATTAT ATCCAGAACTTGGGCATCTTCTCAGTGCAGGATATCCTGTTCAGAGCTGACATCTGGGCTGTGACAGGATCGGGGAACCAGCTGGTGAACATCACAGACTACACCATcgagcag GTAGCTGGGTCTCACTGCATGCTGCCTCAACAGAGAACAAGCAGTCGGGTTACAGCTGAGGATTTGTCTCCTCTGTCACAGCTG aACCACAGTAACAGCGTGAGCGTGGCGGTGCAGTGCAGACTGAACCTGCCGGCGTCCAGAGAGATGAAAGTAACACTCCGAGGAAAACTTCAACTTCCTGCTCTGCTCGCG GTAAGCTTCCGGTCCTTGGAGTTACTGACCGCAGCGTCCATCCAGCTGGAAGCTTCCAGTCCCATGTTTCTCCAGGAGGACCGACCTGTCAGACAG ATAATCCTGGAGctcaggaaggaggaggattaCAGCATCCCTTTTTGGATTATACTGGGGAGCTCACTGGGAGGCCTGCTGCTCCTGGCTTTACTGGTTCTGGCCCTGTGGAAG CTCGGCTTCTTCAACAGACGgaggagacaggaagaggaggagcagccgGTAGCCAATGGGAAGGCAGCAGAGGAGCTATAA
- the itga11b gene encoding integrin alpha-11 isoform X1, translating to MDYYLHLLLLLWTCSMLPDLQLCFNFDTKNFKIFSGSKENQFGYTVQQHEAGGRQWLLVGAPFESTGKQQTGDVYRCPLDTRRSANCSRLQLGKLSLDNVSERKEKMRLGMTLTSNPKDGSFVTCGPLWSHECGSSLYSTGICTRVSRNFRLSHTITPALQRCETFMDIVIVLDGSNSIYPWYEVQDFLINILQKFYIGPGQTQVGVIQYGSMVVHEFSLGEYHTVEEVVEAARRINQRGGEETRTALGINVARSQAFKRGGRPGAQKVMIVITDGESHDSPQLLQAVADSEKDNITMYAIAVLGYYNRRGINPEAFLKEIKFIASDPDEKHFFNVTDESSLKDIVDALGERIFSLEGTSSQGRRFGLQMAQAGFSSHLVKDGVLLGAVGAYDWNGAVLKDTKHGKVVPPKSSYKDEFPDELKNHAAYLGYSVGSLISSRGAQIYVAGAPRFNHTGKVIVFTLRNTGNLTILQALLGEQIGSYFGSELLSMDVDEDGLTDVLLVAAPMFYSQGWERGKVYIYTVTPQTSFILQGALEVTERSQNSRLGSALAQIPDMNGDGFREMVVGAPLEDDHQGAVYVFYGQDKTIQRQYRQRLSAAGFSAGLLYFGQSLHGVLDVNGDGLVDLAVGAQGAAIIVWSRGVVRIQAKLTFEPEKVNIFNKDCRRGGKEVTCMSVIVCLTLDSMTKTRTKTRADVAAWYSLVLDERRFPPRAVLDESARQQPRSLFLQAGVQSCQRLGFSIQETTDYGRPISVVLETGLQSPDEGPVLDPDWPSILRAELPFWNGCEQEDTCVPDLILDSHTDLMDIQQFCSSRERATWSACSHQGASEYSVYLVETGRRRVMVFAQLENQGENAYGASIQISTSSNLLFSSLIVKDQSDIQIECYSQDRPANQRSCNISAPFMKSLSQVSFRLEFEFSRSVFLDHLRVVMATSSEGEEGYPDDNINDIFLPLKYQTDLLFTRDPNPPRFEIRADGSSSSRDQQDSSSFTFNLTYYIQNLGIFSVQDILFRADIWAVTGSGNQLVNITDYTIEQQVAGSHCMLPQQRTSSRVTAEDLSPLSQLNHSNSVSVAVQCRLNLPASREMKVTLRGKLQLPALLAVSFRSLELLTAASIQLEASSPMFLQEDRPVRQIILELRKEEDYSIPFWIILGSSLGGLLLLALLVLALWKLGFFNRRRRQEEEEQPVANGKAAEEL from the exons atggatTATTACCTtcatctcctgctgctgctgtggaccTGCAGCATGCTGCCAG ATCTACAGCTCTGCTTCAACTTCGACACAAAGAACTTCAAGATCTTCTCGGGTTCTAAAGAAAACCAGTTTGGGTACACAGTCCAGCAGCACGAGGCAGGAGGACGCCAGTG GCTGCTGGTGGGAGCTCCCTTTGAATCCACGGGGAAGCAGCAGACCGGGGATGTGTACCGATGTCCGCTGGACACCAGACGCTCAGCAAACTGCTCCAGACTGCAGCTGG GGAAACTTTCTCTGGACAACGTgtcagagaggaaagagaagatgCGTCTGGGAATGACGCTGACCTCCAACCCTAAAGACGGCAGCTTCGTG ACGTGCGGTCCTCTCTGGTCTCATGAATGTGGAAGTTCTCTGTACAGCACGGGGATCTGCACCAGAGTCAGCCGGAACTTCAGACTGTCACACACCATCACACCCGCCCtgcaga GGTGTGAGACGTTCATGGACATCGTGATCGTCCTGGATGGTTCTAACTCGATCTACCCATGGTACGAGGTTCAGGACTTCCTCATCAACATCCTGCAGAAGTTCTACATCGGCCCAGGTCAGACGCAG gTGGGCGTGATTCAGTACGGCTCCATGGTGGTCCATGAGTTCAGTCTGGGTGAGTACCATAcggtggaggaggtggtggaggccGCGAGGAGGATCAACCAGAGGGGCGGCGAGGAGACGAGGACGGCGCTGGGCATCAACGTAGCTCG GTCTCAGGCGTTCAAGCGTGGAGGGCGACCAGGGGCTCAGAAGGTGATGATCGTGATCACTGATGGAGAGTCTCACGACAgtccacagctgctgcaggccgTCGCTGACAGCGagaaggacaacatcaccatgtACGCCATCGCT GTTCTTGGTTATTACAACCGAAGAGGTATCAACCCTGAAGCCTTTCTCAAGGAAATCAAATTCATCGCCAGCGACCCGGATGAGAAGCACTTCTTCAACGTGACGGATGAATCATCGCTGAAGGACATCGTGGACGCCTTAGGAGAGAGAATCTTCTCTCTGGAGG gaaCCAGCAGTCAGGGTCGACGCTTCGGTCTGCAGATGGCTCAGGCCGGTTTCTCCTCACATTTAGTCAAA GATGGGGTTCTGCTCGGGGCGGTCGGCGCCTACGACTGGAACGGTGCCGTGCTGAAAGACACCAAACATGGGAAGGTTGTTCCACCAAAGTCCTCCTACAAGGACGAGTTTCCAGACGAGCTGAAGAACCACGCAGCATATCTGG GATACTCAGTTGGTTCGCTCATTTCATCTCGAGGGGCTCAGATCTACGTGGCCGGAGCTCCGAGGTTCAACCACACCGGGAAGGTCATCGTCTTCACGCTGAGAAACACGGGAAACCTGACCATCCTGCAGGCGCTGCTGGGAgagcag ATCGGGTCGTATTTCGGCAGTGAGTTGTTATCGATGGACGTGGATGAAGACGGACTGACAGACGTCCTCCTGGTGGCAGCACCCATGTTCTACAGCCAAGGCTGGGAGAGAGGGAAGGTGTACATCTACACTGTTACAccccag ACATCCttcatcctgcagggggcgctggaggttACTGAGCGCTCTCAGAACTCCAGGCTGGGTTCAGCATTGGCTCAGATACCTGACATGAACGGAGACGGGTTCAGGGAGATGGTGGTAGGAGCACCGCTGGAGGacgaccaccagggggcagtctATGTTTTTTACGGTCAGGACAAAACCATCCAACGGCAGTACAGACAG cgtctgtctgctgctggtttCTCTGCTGGCCTGCTGTATTTCGGTCAAAGTCTTCACGGCGTGTTGGACGTCAACGGAGATGGGCTGGTTGACCTCGCAGTGGGGGCACAGGGAGCTGCCATCATTGTCTG GTCTCGTGGTGTGGTGAGGATTCAGGCCAAGCTGACCTTTGAACCTGAGAAAGTCAACATCTTTAACAAAGACTGTCGGCGAGGAGGGAAGGAGGTCACCTGCATGTCTGTCATTGTGTGCCTGACTCTGGACTCCATGACAAAGACCAGGACAAAGACCAGAGCGGATGTTG CCGCGTGGTACAGTCTGGTGTTAGATGAGAGGCGTTTTCCTCCTCGAGCCGTTCTGGACGAATCAGCTCGACAGCAGCCCAggagtctgtttctgcaggctGGTGTTCAGAGCTGCCAGCGTCTCGGCTTCTCCATCCAG GAAACAACAGATTATGGACGTCCCATTTCTGTTGTCTTGGAGACGGGTCTGCAGAGCCCAGATGAGGGGCCTGTGTTGGATCCTGATTGGCCGAGCATCCTGAGGGCTGAG CTTCCTTTCTGGAACGGCTGTGAGCAGGAGGACACCTGCGTTCCTGACCTTATCCTGGACAGTCACACTGACCTCATGGATATTCA GCAGTTCTGCAGCTCCAGGGAGCGGGCCACCTGGTCAGCCTGCAGCCATCAGGGGGCATCAGAGTACTCGGTGTACTTGGTGGAGACCGGGCGGAGGAGGGTGATGGTGTTTGCTCAACTGGAGAATCAGGGAGAGAACGCCTACGGAGCATCCATTCAGATATCCACCTCCTCCAACCTCCTCTTCTCTAGCCTCATAGTCAAG GACCAGTCAGACATTCAGATTGAATGCTACTCCCAGGACagaccagccaatcagaggagctGTAACATCAGCGCTCCATTCATGAAGTCCTTGTCTCAG gTATCTTTCCGTCTTGAGTTTGAGTTCAGCCGTTCTGTGTTCCTGGATCACTTACGAGTCGTCATGGCAACCAGCAG TGAAGGAGAAGAGGGTTACCCGGACGACAACATCAATGACATCTTCCTCCCTCTAAAGTACCAAACTGACCTCCTCTTCACCAG AGATCCAAACCCTCCTCGATTTGAAATCAGAGCTGACGGATCGTCTTCATCGAGGGACCAACAAGACAGCAGCTCTTTCACCTTCAACCTCACTTATTAT ATCCAGAACTTGGGCATCTTCTCAGTGCAGGATATCCTGTTCAGAGCTGACATCTGGGCTGTGACAGGATCGGGGAACCAGCTGGTGAACATCACAGACTACACCATcgagcag caGGTAGCTGGGTCTCACTGCATGCTGCCTCAACAGAGAACAAGCAGTCGGGTTACAGCTGAGGATTTGTCTCCTCTGTCACAGCTG aACCACAGTAACAGCGTGAGCGTGGCGGTGCAGTGCAGACTGAACCTGCCGGCGTCCAGAGAGATGAAAGTAACACTCCGAGGAAAACTTCAACTTCCTGCTCTGCTCGCG GTAAGCTTCCGGTCCTTGGAGTTACTGACCGCAGCGTCCATCCAGCTGGAAGCTTCCAGTCCCATGTTTCTCCAGGAGGACCGACCTGTCAGACAG ATAATCCTGGAGctcaggaaggaggaggattaCAGCATCCCTTTTTGGATTATACTGGGGAGCTCACTGGGAGGCCTGCTGCTCCTGGCTTTACTGGTTCTGGCCCTGTGGAAG CTCGGCTTCTTCAACAGACGgaggagacaggaagaggaggagcagccgGTAGCCAATGGGAAGGCAGCAGAGGAGCTATAA
- the itga11b gene encoding integrin alpha-11 isoform X3 translates to MVLTRSTHGTRFRTSSSTSCRSSTSAQVGVIQYGSMVVHEFSLGEYHTVEEVVEAARRINQRGGEETRTALGINVARSQAFKRGGRPGAQKVMIVITDGESHDSPQLLQAVADSEKDNITMYAIAVLGYYNRRGINPEAFLKEIKFIASDPDEKHFFNVTDESSLKDIVDALGERIFSLEGTSSQGRRFGLQMAQAGFSSHLVKDGVLLGAVGAYDWNGAVLKDTKHGKVVPPKSSYKDEFPDELKNHAAYLGYSVGSLISSRGAQIYVAGAPRFNHTGKVIVFTLRNTGNLTILQALLGEQIGSYFGSELLSMDVDEDGLTDVLLVAAPMFYSQGWERGKVYIYTVTPQTSFILQGALEVTERSQNSRLGSALAQIPDMNGDGFREMVVGAPLEDDHQGAVYVFYGQDKTIQRQYRQRLSAAGFSAGLLYFGQSLHGVLDVNGDGLVDLAVGAQGAAIIVWSRGVVRIQAKLTFEPEKVNIFNKDCRRGGKEVTCMSVIVCLTLDSMTKTRTKTRADVAAWYSLVLDERRFPPRAVLDESARQQPRSLFLQAGVQSCQRLGFSIQETTDYGRPISVVLETGLQSPDEGPVLDPDWPSILRAELPFWNGCEQEDTCVPDLILDSHTDLMDIQQFCSSRERATWSACSHQGASEYSVYLVETGRRRVMVFAQLENQGENAYGASIQISTSSNLLFSSLIVKDQSDIQIECYSQDRPANQRSCNISAPFMKSLSQVSFRLEFEFSRSVFLDHLRVVMATSSEGEEGYPDDNINDIFLPLKYQTDLLFTRDPNPPRFEIRADGSSSSRDQQDSSSFTFNLTYYIQNLGIFSVQDILFRADIWAVTGSGNQLVNITDYTIEQQVAGSHCMLPQQRTSSRVTAEDLSPLSQLNHSNSVSVAVQCRLNLPASREMKVTLRGKLQLPALLAVSFRSLELLTAASIQLEASSPMFLQEDRPVRQIILELRKEEDYSIPFWIILGSSLGGLLLLALLVLALWKLGFFNRRRRQEEEEQPVANGKAAEEL, encoded by the exons ATGGTTCTAACTCGATCTACCCATGGTACGAGGTTCAGGACTTCCTCATCAACATCCTGCAGAAGTTCTACATCGGCCCAG gTGGGCGTGATTCAGTACGGCTCCATGGTGGTCCATGAGTTCAGTCTGGGTGAGTACCATAcggtggaggaggtggtggaggccGCGAGGAGGATCAACCAGAGGGGCGGCGAGGAGACGAGGACGGCGCTGGGCATCAACGTAGCTCG GTCTCAGGCGTTCAAGCGTGGAGGGCGACCAGGGGCTCAGAAGGTGATGATCGTGATCACTGATGGAGAGTCTCACGACAgtccacagctgctgcaggccgTCGCTGACAGCGagaaggacaacatcaccatgtACGCCATCGCT GTTCTTGGTTATTACAACCGAAGAGGTATCAACCCTGAAGCCTTTCTCAAGGAAATCAAATTCATCGCCAGCGACCCGGATGAGAAGCACTTCTTCAACGTGACGGATGAATCATCGCTGAAGGACATCGTGGACGCCTTAGGAGAGAGAATCTTCTCTCTGGAGG gaaCCAGCAGTCAGGGTCGACGCTTCGGTCTGCAGATGGCTCAGGCCGGTTTCTCCTCACATTTAGTCAAA GATGGGGTTCTGCTCGGGGCGGTCGGCGCCTACGACTGGAACGGTGCCGTGCTGAAAGACACCAAACATGGGAAGGTTGTTCCACCAAAGTCCTCCTACAAGGACGAGTTTCCAGACGAGCTGAAGAACCACGCAGCATATCTGG GATACTCAGTTGGTTCGCTCATTTCATCTCGAGGGGCTCAGATCTACGTGGCCGGAGCTCCGAGGTTCAACCACACCGGGAAGGTCATCGTCTTCACGCTGAGAAACACGGGAAACCTGACCATCCTGCAGGCGCTGCTGGGAgagcag ATCGGGTCGTATTTCGGCAGTGAGTTGTTATCGATGGACGTGGATGAAGACGGACTGACAGACGTCCTCCTGGTGGCAGCACCCATGTTCTACAGCCAAGGCTGGGAGAGAGGGAAGGTGTACATCTACACTGTTACAccccag ACATCCttcatcctgcagggggcgctggaggttACTGAGCGCTCTCAGAACTCCAGGCTGGGTTCAGCATTGGCTCAGATACCTGACATGAACGGAGACGGGTTCAGGGAGATGGTGGTAGGAGCACCGCTGGAGGacgaccaccagggggcagtctATGTTTTTTACGGTCAGGACAAAACCATCCAACGGCAGTACAGACAG cgtctgtctgctgctggtttCTCTGCTGGCCTGCTGTATTTCGGTCAAAGTCTTCACGGCGTGTTGGACGTCAACGGAGATGGGCTGGTTGACCTCGCAGTGGGGGCACAGGGAGCTGCCATCATTGTCTG GTCTCGTGGTGTGGTGAGGATTCAGGCCAAGCTGACCTTTGAACCTGAGAAAGTCAACATCTTTAACAAAGACTGTCGGCGAGGAGGGAAGGAGGTCACCTGCATGTCTGTCATTGTGTGCCTGACTCTGGACTCCATGACAAAGACCAGGACAAAGACCAGAGCGGATGTTG CCGCGTGGTACAGTCTGGTGTTAGATGAGAGGCGTTTTCCTCCTCGAGCCGTTCTGGACGAATCAGCTCGACAGCAGCCCAggagtctgtttctgcaggctGGTGTTCAGAGCTGCCAGCGTCTCGGCTTCTCCATCCAG GAAACAACAGATTATGGACGTCCCATTTCTGTTGTCTTGGAGACGGGTCTGCAGAGCCCAGATGAGGGGCCTGTGTTGGATCCTGATTGGCCGAGCATCCTGAGGGCTGAG CTTCCTTTCTGGAACGGCTGTGAGCAGGAGGACACCTGCGTTCCTGACCTTATCCTGGACAGTCACACTGACCTCATGGATATTCA GCAGTTCTGCAGCTCCAGGGAGCGGGCCACCTGGTCAGCCTGCAGCCATCAGGGGGCATCAGAGTACTCGGTGTACTTGGTGGAGACCGGGCGGAGGAGGGTGATGGTGTTTGCTCAACTGGAGAATCAGGGAGAGAACGCCTACGGAGCATCCATTCAGATATCCACCTCCTCCAACCTCCTCTTCTCTAGCCTCATAGTCAAG GACCAGTCAGACATTCAGATTGAATGCTACTCCCAGGACagaccagccaatcagaggagctGTAACATCAGCGCTCCATTCATGAAGTCCTTGTCTCAG gTATCTTTCCGTCTTGAGTTTGAGTTCAGCCGTTCTGTGTTCCTGGATCACTTACGAGTCGTCATGGCAACCAGCAG TGAAGGAGAAGAGGGTTACCCGGACGACAACATCAATGACATCTTCCTCCCTCTAAAGTACCAAACTGACCTCCTCTTCACCAG AGATCCAAACCCTCCTCGATTTGAAATCAGAGCTGACGGATCGTCTTCATCGAGGGACCAACAAGACAGCAGCTCTTTCACCTTCAACCTCACTTATTAT ATCCAGAACTTGGGCATCTTCTCAGTGCAGGATATCCTGTTCAGAGCTGACATCTGGGCTGTGACAGGATCGGGGAACCAGCTGGTGAACATCACAGACTACACCATcgagcag caGGTAGCTGGGTCTCACTGCATGCTGCCTCAACAGAGAACAAGCAGTCGGGTTACAGCTGAGGATTTGTCTCCTCTGTCACAGCTG aACCACAGTAACAGCGTGAGCGTGGCGGTGCAGTGCAGACTGAACCTGCCGGCGTCCAGAGAGATGAAAGTAACACTCCGAGGAAAACTTCAACTTCCTGCTCTGCTCGCG GTAAGCTTCCGGTCCTTGGAGTTACTGACCGCAGCGTCCATCCAGCTGGAAGCTTCCAGTCCCATGTTTCTCCAGGAGGACCGACCTGTCAGACAG ATAATCCTGGAGctcaggaaggaggaggattaCAGCATCCCTTTTTGGATTATACTGGGGAGCTCACTGGGAGGCCTGCTGCTCCTGGCTTTACTGGTTCTGGCCCTGTGGAAG CTCGGCTTCTTCAACAGACGgaggagacaggaagaggaggagcagccgGTAGCCAATGGGAAGGCAGCAGAGGAGCTATAA